In Phyllopteryx taeniolatus isolate TA_2022b chromosome 6, UOR_Ptae_1.2, whole genome shotgun sequence, one genomic interval encodes:
- the LOC133479939 gene encoding G patch domain-containing protein 8: protein MGPKPRESPGMACGACYYLVISSTHLSNGHFRRVKGVFRGPLCTTAACESPERAERALGCSVEDLKSLFYCELCDKQYLRHQEFDNHINSYDHAHKQRLKELKQREFARNVASKSWKDQRKQEKALRRLHQRAQLQQERQRSQGRTYELRSTVRLVSQQQDRDTENKACSPVDKFEPLKNTHRPPAKHASTFPLSNQRENPCRPPSQTLLAAPAESPLITHPEGNKGPAAVNQRPHAGCQMPLEGRGRAGGRRGVSFCFSRRGPRLEPCASVFSDQEEEERKRREQMRERIKGILEDIEREIEGVGQSNTGGNCTEDAEIREDIKHNQSSDLTRSASHAASGMDIKQPSGAGVGAHMSVLGKDGSTCVRWPVSLLRFTECEPCISYSCNPNSTKQPKTVEQHDAQDQLCDLLDESNPCQSAILTQDTHYCLRKEASLVHEPQKDEENVKADAHLFVENKNLSSSGEGSEGASRMLSIEQRVRAHSFPFDPAHSDSSDTNPPTPQRGRLAGTGGIGERAISALNCELESVTKLGTRRICIGPPRCESESETVCERASDPRPRRGISRRKSKQSKTKPKLGMRKKGEKRKAANRRQSVRCKLRSVVSAVSNVSARGEETGGSWGEKRGQRETEARGRVWKAEAEPVYVSVRKRTPRRSRHSASQVLLGGERGERGSAFSQFARRTPDAERETFPRRSRCSLRAFSPGCNTKLFWESGHHSNPRSFIDCSYPDNSCGDSPARKRKLLHGDRRFIHGNRSSLRRHEETERGRVRGTQITSKDRGLLSEQWEWTGENGRLNSGWRWQNKTIGWEWGTRSSPSPSSREMTSRRTNKEDVDWDKWTLGSSDSWEERETGRSTSDCRTGPDGRWSPSWGRGSAGTGRSNFRYEASPEWWTSRRTCSPPRAWNPYVSSRSYSPRSCSPSSSSVSELSWEWSKSSTCSGTTCRRLPSEAKTQSDLTVNAGESSSDPNAHHSESNTFQPEGTKSQFDNDHGPPAFKTTDTIIPCHSDTVAQKPARTSLLPLIGKLPAIQKKARRRKEQLERIQKELGDEEASQKLIGGHPLGLAESNQSGTPNLCPTEIRTDNQETGRGAAQPISFSAEEMDKYRLLQEQAREHMQKVLEQSEESTDPPMEINFTCSTQIDECETLEDRYMPAPSLKPPQNPHAIQTGHNHQERLLHMNPQEDFTQPVGLGVPNLPPLALTPPLASLHHFILQHSAFSAVQSPASRHSTDVHPAQLAHSLPHRRPSLPDYLHPSPVPLSSLFPSILLAHHTVPFLLPPPLPPVSAFQTNLLTPLSALALQPPNNLRPFMDRVWPARFQQKAL from the exons GAGCGTGCCGAGCGAGCGTTGGGCTGCTCAGTGGAGGATCTGAAGTCTCTTTTCTACTGCGAGCTATGTGACAAGCAGTATCTGCGCCACCAGGAATTTGACAACCACATCAACTCCTACGACCACGCACACAAACAG CGGCTGAAGGAACTCAAGCAGAGGGAGTTTGCTCGCAACGTGGCCTCGAAGTCATGGAAGGACCAGCGCAAGCAGGAGAAAGCTCTCAGACGCCTGCACCAGCGAGCACAGCTGCAGCAGGAACGCCAGCG GAGCCAAGGAAGGACTTACGAGCTACGGAGCACTGTCAGACTTGTGAGCCAGCAGCAAGACCGAGACACGGAGAACAAAGCCTGCAGCCCTGTGGACAAATTTGAACccttaaaaaacacacatagGCCCCCAGCCAAACACGCCAGTACATTTCCACTGAGCAACCAGCGAGAAAATCCATGCCGGCCTCCCTCCCAAACACTGCTGGCCGCTCCAGCCGAGTCCCCGCTAATCACTCATCCAGAGGGCAATAAAGGTCCTGCTGCAGTCAATCAGCGGCCTCATGCGGGCTGCCAGATGCCTCTGGAGGGGCGGGGGCGAGCTGGGGGCAGACGTGGGGTGTCCTTCTGTTTCTCGCGCAGGGGGCCGAGGCTGGAGCCCTGCGCCTCAGTTTTCTCcgaccaggaggaggaggagagaaagaGGCGGGAGCAAATGAGAGAGCGGATTAAGGGCATTTTGGAAGACATAGAAAgggaaattgagggtgttggtCAAAGCAATACAGGAGGAAATTGCACAGAGGATGCGGAAATAAGGGAGGACATAAAACATAATCAGAGCAGTGATTTAACACGCTCGGCATCACATGCGGCTAGCGGGATGGACATAAAGCAGCCATCAGGAGCAGGGGTCGGCGCGCACATGTCCGTTTTGGGTAAAGATGGCTCCACCTGTGTTCGATGGCCTGTCAGTTTGCTGAGGTTCACTGAGTGTGAGCCTTGCATCTCTTATAGCTGCAACCCCAACTCCACAAAGCAACCCAAAACAGTTGAACAACACGACGCACAGGATCAGCTATGTGATCTCCTGGATGAATCGAATCCATGCCAGTCAGCTATTCTTACACAAGACACTCATTACTGTTTACGAAAAGAGGCGAGTCTCGTGCATGAGCCGCAAAAAGATGAGGAGAATGTCAAGGCAGACGCACACCTGTTTGTCGAGAACAAAAACCTTTCATCGTCAGGGGAAGGATCAGAAGGGGCGTCTCGCATGCTAAGTATAGAGCAACGTGTGAGGGCGCACTCCTTTCCATTTGACCCCGCTCATAGTGACAGCTCTGACACAAACCCCCCGACTCCTCAGAGAGGCAGATTAGCAGGCACCGGGGGGATCGGGGAAAGAGCCATCTCAGCCCTAAACTGTGAATTAGAATCTGTCACTAAGCTTGGCACACGCAGGATATGCATCGGCCCGCCCAGGTGTGAGAGCGAGAGCGAAACCGTGTGCGAGCGTGCCAGCGATCCTCGTCCGCGAAGAGGTATATCACGCAGAAAGAGTAAACAGAGCAAAACGAAGCCCAAGTTGGGAATGAGAAAGAAGGGTGAAAAGCGAAAGGCCGCAAATAGGCGGCAATCGGTGAGGTGTAAATTGAGGAGTGTCGTCTCTGCAGTCTCCAATGTGAGCGCCAGGGGAGAAGAAACCGGAGGGAGTTGGGGAGAGAAAAGGGGACAACGGGAGACGGAGGCAAGAGGGAGGGTGTGGAAAGCTGAGGCCGAGCCAGTTTACGTCTCTGTCAGGAAGAGGACGCCTCGCAGGAGCCGCCACTCGGCATCCCAGGTCCTGCTAGGCGGAGAGCGGGGGGAACGCGGCAGCGCCTTCTCACAGTTTGCCAGACGCACGCCTGACGCAGAAAGGGAGACGTTTCCCCGGAGATCTCGCTGCTCCTTACGCGCTTTCTCGCCAGGATGTAACACAAAGCTGTTTTGGGAATCGGGTCACCATAGCAACCCCAGGAGTTTCATTGACTGCAGTTACCCTGACAACAGCTGTGGTGACAGCCCGGCAAGAAAGCGAAAACTCCTCCACGGGGACAGAAGATTCATTCACGGTAACAGAAGTAGTTTGAGACGCCACGAggagacagagagagggagggtAAGAGGGACGCAGATAACTTCCAAAGACAGAGGTTTACTGTCAGAACAATGGGAGTGGACTGGGGAGAATGGAAGGCTGAATTCGGGATGGAGATGGCAAAACAAGACTATAGGGTGGGAATGGGGGACTAGGTCCAGCCCAAGTCCAAGCAGCAGGGAGATGACAAGCAGGCGAACAAACAAGGAAGATGTGGATTGGGACAAGTGGACATTGGGAAGCAGCGACAGCTGGGAAGAAAGGGAGACAGGCAGGTCCACTTCAGACTGTAGAACTGGTCCTGACGGCAGGTGGAGCCCCAGCTGGGGGAGGGGGTCTGCGGGGACAGGACGCTCAAACTTTAGGTATGAGGCTAGCCCTGAATGGTGGACGAGCAGGCGGACGTGCAGCCCGCCGAGGGCGTGGAACCCGTACGTGTCCAGCAGAAGTTACAGCCCACGCTCCTGCAGCCCGAGCAGCAGCAGCGTTTCTGAGCTCAGCTGGGAGTGGAGCAAGAGCAGCACCTGCTCAGGTACGACCTGCAGGCGGCTCCCATCCGAGGCGAAGACGCAAAGTGACCTTACCGTCAATGCTGGAGAATCTTCATCAGACCCCAACGCACATCACAGTGAGAGCAACACTTTTCAGCCTGAAGGGACCAAGTCACAGTTTGACAATGACCATGGACCTCCCGCCTTTAAGACCACAGACACAATCATCCCATGCCACAGTGATACCGTAGCACAAAAACCAGCTCGGACTTCGCTACTCCCGCTCATTGGGAAGCTCCCTGCAATCCAGAAAAAGGCGAGAAGGAGAAAAGAACAGTTGGAGAGGATTCAGAAGGAGCTTGGCGATGAGGAGGCAAGTCAGAAATTGATCGGTGGACATCCTTTGGGCTTGGCTGAGTCAAATCAAAGCGGCACGCCAAATCTGTGTCCAACTGAGATTAGGACTGACAATCAGGAGACAGGTAGAGGAGCAGCTCAGCCAATCAGCTTTAGCGCCGAGGAGATGGACAAGTATCGACTCCTGCAGGAACAGGCCAGAGAGCACATGCAGAAAGTTCTGGAACAGAGTGAAGAGAGTACAGATCCGCCCATGGAGATAAACTTCACTTGCAGCACGCAGATAGATGAGTGCGAGACTTTAGAGGACAGGTACATGCCTGCACCCTCACTCAAGCCTCCACAGAATCCTCACGCAATACAAACAGGTCACAACCACCAAGAAAGACTTCTACACATGAACCCGCAAGAGGATTTTACACAGCCGGTGGGTTTGGGTGTCCCCAACCTCCCTCCCCTTGCACTGACCCCCCCTTTGGCCAGCCTCCATCATTTCATTTTACAGCACTCGGCCTTCTCCGCAGTTCAATCCCCCGCCTCGCGCCACTCTACCGATGTCCACCCAGCTCAGCTAGCTCACTCTCTCCCCCACCGCCGGCCAAGCTTACCCGATTACCTTCACCCTTCTCCTGTCCCTCTCTCATCCCTCTTTCCCTCCATCCTCCTCGCTCACCACACCGTCCCGTTCCTCCTTCCTCCACCTCTTCCCCCAGTGTCCGCCTTCCAAACAAACCTTCTCACGCCTCTTTCCGCGCTAGCCCTGCAGCCTCCCAACAATCTGCGGCCTTTCATGGACAGGGTATGGCCGGCGAGGTTCCAACAAAAGGCCTTGTGA